taaggcatagtaagcaagcttcacctcatcctgcgagccactgcgcccgtgggcgggggagacggcgtactaagcaagcttctcctcgtgctgcgagttgacgggacacatcaaaagtactccagtgtatagagccttgcctctaaggtaggccccacatggtttgcctcttttttaacataacgcgtcaagtcgcaatttgtttgttcacccatggtagacgatcctccctccatctagtggacaaccagtacacgtgtcaagttaccaggtgggctgccttttcgtacagaaatgagctccaccgtgtacccgcacgggtgtggttgggaaagagacgggagtacatgcgccgtgcgtgcacctcttctcttcgtgcacgtcccccacctacgtgggtgtgtgtgagagatacaaacctagacaaatggcttgtgcgttcgtgagtgttttttgtttttggggggttggaggttgatttcgtgaatgtatttgtgggaatatgtgtcgatgacatctcaaacaaaattttgcatgcaatgtgtgtgaaatggaggcctatccatatcatatatagagggtcgggcgatccacgagaagagagggagggatcatagatatcgatagagtcgaagagaggatcaagtgggtgggtgcgagatcgatgaagagagccatcgaaattgtgtgtgtgtgcaagtcaaagatatagggcgactgacctagctaccggaacgtcagagggcacaggtcaagtttgtgtgtggcagggagacatgactagagcgctcgatgtatcggtgtgtgtgtgtgtgtgtgtgtgtgtgtgtgtgtgtgtgtgtgtgcgagtgggtggggggaggggtaggcagaggcctaactatataggtagaacgactcgtatatgtgttgagaaggagagacccagctatgtcttgagggagatcggtcgacatccatacataactgaaggacgggaaataggatgggacagagagagaggagagagagagggagggagaggggtagagtgctggatgggtgatggagttgcttctcgaagatggtgggagaggcctactagacaaactgagggtggaactgcaatattatcaataagagtggggatgtgtttctgtgtgtgcctggtgtgatagatctgtcgggacacatccatggatgatgaaggcgaaccatgtgtttggtaagcaaacctaactagatcgatcggtagatcaattgttgtttgtcggaggaagggagagacataactaatgaggtagatcgatcgacgcatggggaaaaacgagttataaggaccaagctagctatatgtatagcgggagatcggtcagtgtacgtccatttgttataGGCAAATAAGGCTCGatgagacggatagacagagagaatggagctaggaggtggtgcgagaggcccaactactagctagatagacggaggagtgtgcggttgtgagatcgatgaaaagaggggcgagagtttacacgtgagtgggaccgtatgagagacacgaggcaaggacacataaaggaggagattgaaggtgcgtgtgtatgttgtaggcagacatcgctggagaggtttatcgatcgttGTGcttcggaaaggagttgtggagactgtgggagaacgacctaaagaagaagaaattgaatgtgcgcgatggaaaGAATGCTGTttttgagggagggggagggcgaggatggcgtgtgcatgcacgagagaaagttagtggtagctacaaaggttagaggattgtgtgggtgtaagagactgacaaagatcataatttgatatgaaagtggattcatatatttgaataggagatcatagtgttttaaacatatgcatgcatgaatatagagGTGATatgcgtgttgtggttttgcacatgttataccataatgtgataatgcatggcgtttgcaactcacagctaaatgtcgaacaatctaaaccatactatacatcgaacaatctcacattttatttgaatttgtgataatgtgtggcgtttgcagcttacaactaaatatcgaacaatctaaacaatactatatatcgaacattctcacattttatttgaatttgtggtaatgtgtggtgtttgcaactcacatctaaatacttgtaggcgtagggggcggggcaccatacataatgtgataaacacattatacatatgagacatggtttagtttgtgaagatctagctagagcttgaaatgtactatgatttgaaatcaacataaagtggatacaaaaaatcgagttcgagttcatatagtacacatagttcatatgtaactcgaaactaatcatgtggtgtgctgtgaagataatacacaaatgatggtttaacttgacaataatgatgattgtagatcttattaaaacagagaagcgaattcaaacgctttgacttcacaacaatcattattgtagatcttattcaaatagagaaacgaattcaaatttagttcatattgacgcggtagtatatacgtttggaatgcactaaaacgttcatttgagtactaggttgcatgcattatacacgtagcgaaatattttaattgaacataacatgaattcaaagttttgaatgacatttgtagtgcgaattgatttggtacagtacacgttaggcttgtccggaaatttcaacccgcgccttgttagcccgaaatatttaagatatatctttgtctcgttgtgctccgacaactccctccatctcaacccgcgccttgctattccaaaattacaacgcgcgcgaaaactcccacctcccgtgaaatcccgacacacgaaattcccgtgatacccctgaactgaaagaaccgcctcaaatcggtgggggtactttcgtaacttaccccacatttcggacaagcgcgtccctaagccatggttccccactctcatcccatccgcccacccattcgtacaccgaggccgggaaaacccgcgaagccccacaccctcctccgtccgccacccagccggagcctcttccccgacgacatcgtccacagcaacaccttgacgtccctcatccaccataccggatgaggatccgtcgtcgatctggtcatcctgccggttcagccaccccgtcctccacctccaaggagctgccccgacgttcccctcatctttcgcgccacctccattcccacaccgccgtcttcacctacaccaccggaagagcatcagcatcaccgtttccttggatgaagctgcggcctaatcggcgccaccaaagaggttgtacactaatcgccgcattttcttcttgattcgatctcacggtgctgccggcgctcggtcccgagccgacaaggcgcggctccatccaccgcggcgtcgccggccacttcctccacagcgtcgctccctcggcagcgacgtccacatcagtaggagctgctgctgctttagctctcgctcgcgctgctgctctgctcttgctctcggtcccctgcctggtctgctcttgctcttgatagcgctgctgctctcgctcttgctcttacttgcgatgctgctccgattttgctacacttcagtcgattgaatcgacttttgggtcagtcgattttcagggggtggggggctcgccggagttaaggaagaaccagccgcaacggggagggggctcgccagagaagtaccccagtatctatcttagggttcagggtgggggcggtgctcgccggcggtggtggggcggtggcgtggggatcgccggagacaaagctcggcacgggggggcctagagggatggccggggcggcggcagaccggcagtggggagtgttttcggggcgggcggggcagctgtttggccggtggtggctggcggctcaggggggtggaggttgaagatgaactacaggcccttgatttcgtatccaacggctgcaaaatcgactgaccagagatgaaaaagtcagtcgactgacgtgtagcctcacctctagtgcgttcagtttcgacagtaaaattcagtttcgacagcaaaattcagtttcgacagttaagttcagtttcgacagttaaattcagtttcgatagttaagttcagagatgagcggctgatgtatacatctagcactttgtggttatgtattttacgtcatctattggagatgctattagaattccactcaggttaatgttgtctctcttgtcctgcttcagcctcggcgtcgtacaactcaccggagctgctccaacgacgaaaccctccatcacagcggagcagtacctcgggctccatctccagacgcctaagatcatcttcccctcctccgacagccaagtcagccggagcatcctcaccggccaacccaatcacgctgagatcgacatggcttcgccaaagaggttgtacacttcttgtggtttgacttaatctcaccatacttctttgcatcctgtgatcttccaattcttgtgaacaaaacacccagattggcagaaatcctgtgtttttaaattctctggtttgcacatgcattcctatcctattcctgtctatttcctatccctgcattgttagaatcctcaaattcaaacaagcccttacacaattacttctgttacagatatgtgtcaaagaaaaccttgtgtggtttgtcctgctcttgcggtgctgtgttccacccagctcagctgctccaacgacggaagggttcaccacagcagggatcctcTCTCCAGAGTGTCttttgccgcctcagatcttcttccccgccgccggcagccatgacaactacattaccatcatcaactgagcagatgaccttgaggactacacgggtccgcaagagaggtcgcactcttccgtgtctgcttacgttatgcatcgcttaatatgatgacatgctactttatcgtcgtgttcacctattagactccgactcaggtccaaacttatgctgaaacttgagtttttaaatggttgtggggtacatattggggcaacaatcagtactatctgtctactatctggttaatctcgggtgtctactatgagtttcatgttgggtgcaaacaaacattaaaggagccattatatgtattttttaactaaagctattatctgcctgctatcattggttttgggtctatccacagtttgctaccatcactctggatttgtgcatgcactccttacataatctcactatgttttattcctatgcatatgagttattgtacacaatggaactgaacatgtagagcaaaagagacgagccttgcgtggcaataaaatttcatgcagacgtcgctccatggtgggcgcaaaggcagccccctccacccatttcggatcataatcaagaggaagataactgttctgagagggattcagaagcagaagaccactcctatttatcccatgaggtctttgctctaacttggcatgctgatgttggttatatcatgcatatggtgccttgcattgcttactttatacatcaaatatgtcaactgcttagtttagacatgctttgtgtgaatgccatctgtttagtttattcatcgtttatgtgaattatgcaatgccatcttgtttagccatgcatcatatatgtgaattttgcaatgccatcctgcttagccagtcatcttatatgtgaactatatgaggccatccttttttttgttacgtattacatttgtcaacaatgttagtacattcaactactcttcatgtgcatcagccatttgacacggtgatggaaaattctggagtgcaaacaaggtcttcagagcagactatgctatttgacgaagcgcatatctcgctggttacggatagctcctcagaggaggattcagagacagatgaccagtcctattccccccccccccgaggtgcatgctctaacttggcagggttatgttgctcatatcgtgcgtatggtatcttgcattgctatgtcatttgcttagtttagacatgatttgtgtgaatgccacctgtttagtgtctaattaccatatatgtgaattatgcaatgccatctttttgcaagacattatatatgtgaattatgcaatgctatcttgttacaaggcattatatatgtgaattatgcaatgccatgctgtttagccaagcgtcatatatgtgaattatatcatgccgtccttttttttgtatttctcattgcttttgtcgacaatgtttgtatattcaactgctcttcctgtgcatcagccatttgaattggtgatggagaaatctggagtgaaaacaaggtcttcagagcagacaatgctacctggtgaagcagatatgttgctggttacagatagctcttcagaggaggattcagaggcagatgaccagtcctattatccccctgaggtgtatgctcaaacttggcagggttatattactcatatcatgcatatgttgtattgcaatgcttagtttttacatcatatacacgatgttgaatgccatctccttagttgacacatcatatatgcgattgccctctgctcacttccttagtatataaatcatatttgaattatatcatgccatgatgtttacatagacagcatgtatctgaattatggcatgccaacccattttctaaagacataatatagttatatcatctcatcctgttcacatagtcatcatattttgaattatgtcattctatccgtgaattatatcatgccatcatgtttccatcgacgacatgtttgtgatttatggcatgccaaccactttaatagacacatcgtatagttatatcatgtcatcttgtttacatagtcatcatattttgaagtatgtcattctatcctatttagttagccatcatacatgtgaaatcgtgtcatgctatcctgtttaattagccatcatatatttgaaattatgtcctgctattctgtttggttagacaacataaatgtgaattatttcatgccctgttttcttccctactatccattgcacctatctatcttacaatgtctgtacattcaattacttttcttgtttatcagccatttcaattggaggggggatggcagtatctgtgggagtaaaaacatggtcttcagaaaagatcgtgctacctgtcgatggagatagaaccacggttgtacttgcccaagaaccagccccaccacacataacccagactcacgcagattgtacccctacccagttggacagagaaccaggtacaccccttctaaccccaaccccagcagatagtaacccagttcccgttgacacagcaccgtctccaccacagagcacccaaacacgagcagttagtaaggcaactgcagtgcccaaagcacgaggaccaccactccgaaccccaagtcaatgcttaaagcagaagaagaattgttctcaggtcaggttccgtagctatggttcatactactttgctcttgcatcactgtatttactcataccaactaatttcaaatttgaaggatgcaattgaaactccaatggcgcaacaggtatgttttaaacctgtttctttaacgtgtttgctgttgtaacttgctctatgttgatttcagtttcaattgaacaaacaattatgttctcatgccatgcacattacaagtgttgttattgttgtgtagtttcccacacttatattatgtctatgctgctttgtcttaaatagatatgattcgaactgtatctatcttgatttggcaacataaactagaatgatatagaccataccgtgaccatactacatagatatatgtttgtttcatgctgttatcctgtccaccttactactgatctggtttaccaaaatgagtttcatatactacatagtaaacctgtgatgtgtttgtttgtttctcctttagaacgcggataaaatattggagaagagtaccccgttatgcaatggtaaaggaagtaatgcagatcaggttcaagatagtgagacatccctgttgttctccaagaaagctgataaaaactatattgaagacattgagacaaccccaaagtcctgtcttgatgtagtgttcgagttactggctactactgctggcaccagctcttcgtactcgctgcctgaatcagttcggcttcttgagtctcaacttcaagttgaaagacatcgatcagatgttatgcgacaggaagccgaaggactgaggaagtccctgcagaattcagatgcatactttctggtgcagcagcaagtgctggaggatttaagcgccaaacaagagaaagttaataagcttgctaagcatcttgccagcattatgggtacccaggatattgtttcttgagctcttctgaagtggtttcagttctggacttgttttgctgcggtgtttatatgctgctttgttccctatatttgcactggtggcgaactttgatgcccagtggatgtaatatgtgtaatagtcgtgatagcctagcgtaagttacttgcttatttatttccgttgtcttgtttatttgttttcttgtagtcagtgcagttctttttccacaGTTTGCTAATGGCCAGAATAACCTactttttaaactaggccacattaacaatgggctacatatttattgtagttaacatgggcctcctacgggccgtagaaacaatgggccttctaagggccgtagaaacaatgggccttctacggggcgtagacacaatgggccttctacggggcgtagacacaatgggccttctacgggccgtatcatcaatgggccttctatgggccgtatgatcggttggccaaacatgggccaataacagaccacattatggccgtaaatgggctagagttgaaatcgtccgttcatgggccgaccataacgggccatcgttaataggccgtatttgatgacgctatgaaaacggcccaacgtattaatgggccacaaatgggccgactgtaaccatgggctgtatttggcccacaagctgaaaatgacagtaacgggctgaaagtaaatgaatgctggaaatgagcccaagaataaatgggccctaagaaggccgaaagataacatgggctggaaacggcccaacggaataatgggccgttaatgggtataaagtgatacactgttcattatgggccagttttaccacgggtcgttaatgggccgagggttactaagggcctcatatgggccaaaagatgtcatgggccatacatgggccagaagttgaaacgggctggaattatattggacggcccagatgacgctactgggcctaattcggataggccgtaaatgggccctaggttagcgggctataattgggctatatgcgaacatgccgttaacaggcttgtcgtgg
This genomic window from Aegilops tauschii subsp. strangulata cultivar AL8/78 chromosome 4, Aet v6.0, whole genome shotgun sequence contains:
- the LOC141021510 gene encoding uncharacterized protein, producing MAVSVGVKTWSSEKIVLPVDGDRTTVVLAQEPAPPHITQTHADCTPTQLDREPGTPLLTPTPADSNPVPVDTAPSPPQSTQTRAVSKATAVPKARGPPLRTPSQCLKQKKNCSQDAIETPMAQQNADKILEKSTPLCNGKGSNADQVQDSETSLLFSKKADKNYIEDIETTPKSCLDVVFELLATTAGTSSSYSLPESVRLLESQLQVERHRSDVMRQEAEGLRKSLQNSDAYFLVQQQVLEDLSAKQEKVNKLAKHLASIMGTQDIVS